The following nucleotide sequence is from Cellvibrio sp. PSBB006.
CAGGTGCTTGATACAAGTGTCGATGAATTATCCATGTGCGCGGTAGTTCCTGCGCAAAATGTCTGGCCAGGTTTGCGGATACTTGTAAAAGGTTCAAGGAGAAATAGTTTCACGGTTGCGGCAATGCCTGGTGATATTTTGAACAGGGTGCTGCTCCTTATGCGCTTTACCAACGAATGGACGGCTCCTGTCTGCGTGAAACAGCCATCGGGGTTCTTTACACCTCGCAAAAATGCCCCGCCGGCGTTGTTATTTTTTCAAAGAGTGTGGTGGATTCATGTGTCGCCAAAATTTACATTTTTGATGGTCAGCGGGCGTTTCAGTCGGTTCCTTTTACAGATTTTCGCTTGAAAGTGTGAAATGGGTATCAATAAATGGTTGATATGGATGAATTTTTTGGTGTTGGCCTGGTTCATGCATTCTGAAGGCTTGCGCGCCATGGTAGAAGCTCAATGGTGTGAGATATTAACAACCTGATCTTTTGCCGGCCGTATACCAGGTCGGATAGCTGTGTCTTAAAGGACGAACAATTATGAACTTTCAATGGCTTAAAAAACTTATCGCCGTATCAGCTTTGCTATTCAGTGCCAGTGGTTATGCCGCTGTTATCACTGACGTAAAAGATGTTGATACCTTTGTAAATTGGTGGGATTCAACGAGCTGGACCCACGATATCAATGATGATGGCTTTGTAGCAGGTACTGCTGAAAGCGCTACCTTGTCCATCGAGTTCTGGGACGATCGCGGTTTCCTGGACTTGGGTGAACTGGCCACTATCGTTGTCGGTACCATCGATTTTCTGGACGGTGCATTTATCTATGTACCGACCAGTGATTGGACCGGCGCGCTGGGTCTGAACTCACTGGTTTCACTCAATAACACTGGCTTGTTGTCCGTGAAAGTGTGGAGTGACTTCGGTGATTTCTATATAGGTACATCGACACTGGAAGTCGTAACCACCTCTGTTCCGGAGCCAGGCTCTGTAGCACTGCTTGCGCTGGGACTGATCGGCTTGGGATTGCTGAGAAAGAAAAACGCTGCGTAACAGGTAGTTTGCACGACAAAAACCCGCTTCGGCGGGTTTTTGTTTTTGGGCTTAAGGAAAATGAGCTCAAGGTCATCTGTGCAGGGAAACTTTGCCCCGTCGTCAAGAATCCTTCCTCTATAATTCCCCTTCTTCACGTCATGTTTTTTGGGAGCTTTCTGTGTCGGTCTTGCCCGTGTTAATAGATAGCCACTGTCACTTTGATTTTGCTGCTTTTGACAGTGATCGCTCACAAGTCTGGGCGGCGGCCAGAAAGCTGGGTGTTGAGCAATTAATTATCCCCGGTGTTGCGCCTGACCAATGGCAAGCGGCAAGTAACATCAGCGCGGACTATCCCGGTATTTGTTGTGCGGCAGGTATCCACCCCTGGTGGGTGAAAGAACTGGTCGGAGAGCACTTGTCGGCAGTTGAGCTGGAGACATTACGCAGTAGGTTGCGGCAGGCTCTGTTGACGTCGCCATATGTCGCTGTGGGTGAGTGTGGTCTCGATAAGTTTACTGGCAGCGATTTCCGGCACCAGCAAACTCTCTTTGCCATGCAGGTGGAGTTGGCTTGCGAGTTGAACAAGCCATTGATCATCCATTGCCGCAAAGCCCACAACGAAGTCATTGCACTGTTGCGTCAGCATCGGCCATCGGCGGGTGGGGTAATCCATGCCTTCAGTGGCAGCACTCAGATTGCAGAGACCTACATTGAGCTAGGTTTTTATTTGGGTATCGGCGGCACCATCACTTACGAACGTGCTCACAAAACCCGGCAGGCCGTGTGCGAGGTGCCGCTCAGCGCGCTATTGCTGGAGAGTGATGCCCCGGACATGCCGCTATGCGGTCGGCAGGGCGAGCGCAATAGCCCTCAATATTTGCCGGACACGGCCCGTGTGCTTGCCGAATTGCGTCAGCAATCCGTGGAGGATATCGCCCGCCAGACCACGGAAAACAGCCGTCGCCTGTTCAGCTTACCGGTGGGGGCCTTGCCGTGATCTACGATGATTTGAGCACGGTGTCGCTGGCGCAACTGCTGGCGACGGATAACTGGCAAAGCAAATACCGCCTGATAACCGATTGGGGGCGGCTGATTGCGCCCAAGCCGGACTTGCGCCAGCCGATGTATGTAATCAAAGGATGCGAGGCTTCAGCCTGGATGGCCCACGACTATAGTGAGGGGCGACATCGGTTTGCCTTTGACAGCGACAGCCGGGTTATCAAAGGCCTGGCGGCGTTACTCCTGGTTCATATCGATGACAAAACCGATGGCGAATTAGCGCAGCTGAATCTTGCCGGATTGTTACGCGAGGCTGGATTGGAAAAACACATGACGCCATCGCGCAATAACGGTTTCCGTGCGATGGCCATCCGCGCCTGCGAATTGGCCGGGGTTGAGGCAGGATTAAACTAATCGCTCGCCGATTCACTCACCTGTTGCAGATAGCGTTCAATCGCGCGATTGGCCGCCAGAAACCCGAAGCTGCCGGTCACCATAACCGATGACCCGAAGCCGCCAGCACAATCCAGTTTTACCCCGTCCTGCAACACCTGCTTGTCCATGCACACCGATCCATCGGGCTTGGGATAGACCATCTGTTCGGTGGAGTAGACGGCGTCAACCCGAAACTTGCGTTGCTTGTCGCGGGCAAAATGGTGATGGCGGTATAGGTGCGTGCGGATCTTGGCGAGCATGGGGTCGCTCTCGGTGCGGCCGAGATCATCGACCCGCACCAGTTGTGGATTGCGTTTTCCACCGGAGGAACCGACCACAATCAAGCGGGTTTTTATAGCGCTGCAATAGGCTACCAGGCGCGCCTTGATATGCGCCGCATCCATTGCATCAATAACGACGTGATGTTGCTTGCCAATCAACGCCGTCATGTTGTCCTTATCAATAAAATCTTCGATTGTGTGCAGGCGAATGTCCGGATTGATATCGCGCAAGCGTTCGCTGATCACCTGATTTTTTGAGCGCCCGATCTGCGATGCAAGGGCATGGGACTGGCGGTTGGTATTGGTCACGCACACATCGTCCAGTTCGATCAGCGTCAGCTCGCCAACCCCGCTGCGCGCCAGCGCCTCCGCTGCCCAGGTGCCGACACCGCCGAGTCCGATCACCGCAAAATGCGCGTTAGCCAGGGCTGCCAGTGCGGCCTGACCATAGAGTCGGGCAATGCCGCCAAAGCGCTGCAAGTATTCCGGGCTTAAGGTGCTGCTCATGATACTGATTCTCCGCAAAAAACGCGGATGCGTTTTAGCGCAGTTTACCCGTGCATGCAAGTCAGCCTTGAGCGCAAGCTGCTTGCGATAGGTTGTGATATGGAGCGTGGTGAGTGTGAGCGCGTGTTAACTTTCCGCAGGCAAATCCAGACCTTTCATCACCAGGATATTTTTGCCGCTGCGTTCGACGCGTGCATTGAGCGCCTGCTCAAGACTGAAGATAAAGGTATCCAGGTCGCCCAAATGGAAAATACCGGTAATGCGCTGCTGATTTAATTCGTTGTCCACCACGGTAATTTTTTCCGTGATGTAGCGATTGTATTCGGCCACCGCATCGGCGAGCGTATCCGCATCGAAATAAATTTTGCGTGTTTGCCACGCCGAAATCCGGGCCAACCTGGCAGCTTCTACCTTGGTGGCTTCGTCGCCCTTTTTATAATTGACGGCTTCGCCTTCGCGAATTTCCGTGATGATCGATTGGTCGGTGTTCAACGGATTTTTGGATCGCAATTCCACCACGCCATCGGCCACATCCACCGACAAGGTTTGCTCGCGAATAGCAACATTAAATTCGGTGCCCAAAGCTCTGACCACGCTGCCTGCTGCCGACACCTCGAACGGCCGCTGATTATCCTTGTGCACATCAAAATAGGCTTCGCCCTGACGCAAGCGAATGCGCCTTTTCTTGCCGGAATAATGCACGCTGATGACCGTGTCGGTATTGAGCATCGCCGTAGAGCCATCGGGCAGTTGGACCAGCCGTTGTTCGCCAACGCGCGTGCTGAATTCCTCTTCACTGAGGTAATTAATGCTGAAGATAAAACCGATACAAAACAGCATCATTACCGCAGCATAAGCCAGCCAGTTGCCGGGATTATTCAAACGAATACTGCGTTGGCGATAGCCCGGTTCCAGCTCCTGGCGGGCGCTGACTAATTCGCGTTGAATATCTTCATCGTCGCGCAGGTTATTGGTCATCAGCCACAGGGTGCAGCATTGTTCGTAAGCCAATTCGTGGGCGGGGTTTTCTTTCAGCCAGGTATCAAAATCCAGCTGTAACTCTGCGTCGCACTCCGGCGCACGCAGTTTGGCAAACCAGAGAGCAGCCTCTGCTTTGATTGCGCGGCGGGTTTTCTTTTCAGTAACAGACTGATTCATAGTAAATCTTCAAGTGAATGTTGCAGTGCTTTGATGGCGGTGCTCATATGGCGTTCCACCGTGCGCGTACTGATATTGAGCGCATCGGCGATCTCCGGATAGGTCAGTTCGTCAAAGCGACTGAGTAAAAAAATCTGCCGGGTGATGACCGGAAGTTCCAGCAATGATTGTTTCAGTCGATTCAGGGAATCCTCCCAGTCCAACGCGCGGGTTGGTGTAGATTCATCGCTGGGAAATTCCAGTTCATCAAAGTCGATGTGGGCATCGGTCATGCGACTGCTGCGCCGGCGCAACGAATCGCGCACCAGATTGGTGGCGATAGCAAAGATGTAAGCGCGCGGATTTTCCTGCAAACGGGTCAGGTCTTCCTGGCGCAGCAAGCGCACATAGGTTTCATGAAGGATCTCCGCTGCATCCTGGCGCCCCCCCGGCAGGATACCCGCCAGATAGTTCAGCAAGCTGTGGCGATAACAATGGTACAGGGCTTCAACCGATAAATTGCCGGTATCGCTGGCGGGCGCGGGAGGCTGGCTCGAAACCAGCGTGAGGTTGGGTTTGCCCGACGACATGAGTGACTTCCGCGTGGTTAAAATGCCAATGGTCGTTGAAAATGACCGGATGTTAATAGCGAGTGCCGCCGTATCTTATCCCGAGCAACAATCCCTATAACGTAATTAGCGCGCAAAACCCGACACGAGGTGCCAAAAAAGTGGACTCGGGTTCCGCCCGGGGGTTCCGTTATAAAAGCGGAACCTGGTCTGATCGTAAGGATGTTGATCTGTTGCTGTGGCGGATGATTTGGTATGTTGCTTCGACGCCACTGGTCTGGCGGTTAAAACTTCTTTCATTATTGGCAAGAGCAGTTGGATGAAACAGCTGACCTTTATGGTTTTACTGCGACGATGGACCCTGGCTGCCGGTTTAGGGTTGTCCATCTCCGGAGTTTTTGCGGATAGCTATACCTACACTATTGATGCCCAACCACTCGCCACTGCTCTGACACATTTTGCCGAACAATCTGAACTACAAATTCTTTTTCGTCCCCAGGACATTCCTGCTATCCGTGTGACACCGCTGCACGGACAATTCACGACGCAGGAAGCCATCGCGCATTTGTTGCGTGACACGGCTCTGCAATACACCCTGCGCAACAACGCCATCGTGATTTTTCAATCACCACCGAAAACAGACATTGACGAGCTGTCAGCGGGGTTTTTCAACGAGGGTGTTGAAGAGCAGGGCGCGTCGCTACCTGCGAGTCCTGATGAAATGATCGTAACGGGTATTCGCGGCAGTGTAAGACGTAATCTGGCGCAAAAGAAAAATGCGGATTCGGTGGTGGATGCGATCACATCTGAAGACGTCGGAAAATTTCCGGATAAAAATATTGCCGATGCCTTGCAACGTATTCCCGGTGTGTCGGTGGATCGCATTTGGGGCGAAGGGCGGGATATTAATATTCGCGGCACCGACAAAGACATCAACCGCACCTTGATGAATGGCCAAAATGTTGCTTCAGCGTATTGGTGGGCGAATGATAATCCCGGTCGCGGTTTTAATTACACGATTCTCGCCTCGGAATTGATTGCATCCCTGGCGGTACATAAAAGTCCCACGGCGGATCTCGATGAGGGCAGCATCGGCGGCACGGTGATTATTTACACCCATAAACCCTTCGACATGGACAACAACACCTTACGCATAAACCTGGAAGGGCAATACAGTGAATTGCCCGATGCCTGGGACCCGCAAATATCGCTCCTTGGCAGTTGGAAAAATTCGGCGGAGACCTTGGGTATGCTCGCTTCCTTTAATTGGCAAAACCGCCATATGCGCCGCGATGGCCTGGAAGCCTTTCCCGATAATTCGCGCTACGATATCGTCGATGACCAAGGGCAGGTGACGGAAGATGTATATGTTATCTGGGGCGGTGGTTCCGCGATTTTTCAACAGGAGCGCGAACGCCAGACCAACAATGTGACACTGCAATGGCGACCGGTCGCGGCCTGGGAACTGGCATTAAATTATGTTGAATCCTCAATGGCAATGAATAACAGCAATCAGAATTTTTTATTCATGCCTGGTGGATTTAAATTGCGTGAAACACCACCCGTGACCGTGAGCAATCCGCGTTTCGGTGCAACCGGTGATGGGCGGCAAACGCTACTCGGTGGTGTCATGAATAATCCTGACAGCGTCGGTGCGGCCATCGACAGTATCTTTCGTCAGGCTTATGTGAGCAGTGCATTGTATGACCTGGATATGCGTTATCAGGGCGATGTCTGGCAATGGCATACCCAGTTAGGTGTTACCAGTGCTGAGGGTGGCACTGACCATGATCGCTTATATCGTTTTCTCGGTAATACGCGGCAGTATTTTTCGTTGAGCCGCGACAGTATTGAAGTGAGTTATCTCGATCTCGATCCGCAAAATCCCGCCAGCCTCGCGCGCTTCTCCAGCGATTCCCGCGATTGGCTGCGCCGGATGGAAGACGACGAAACTTATGGGCAAATGGACGTTGAGCGAGACCTGGATACATTTATTTTTAAACACATTAAATTGGGTTTTAAATGGCGCGACCACAGTATCGAAAATAATCGCCGCTTGGGCCGCATTGATACGACGCATGCGCAATGGTCGATGTTGGAACAGATTGGTCTCGAAGAAGTATCCAGCGGCTTGACCCCGACACTGCACCGCAACACCGCCAGCGAAGGCTCGCTCACGCGCTTCGCCTGGGCCGACCAACGCATGATTGCCGATGTTATTGATCCGTTGTTGGCAGAAGGATTAATGATCTACCACGATGATCCCGCCGCGTTCTATCGCATCAACGAATATATTACGGCGGCTTATCTTAAAGCGGATTTCGCGCAGGGCGCGTGGCATGGCAACCTGGGATTGCGTGCGGTAGAAACCCGGCAAAAATCTTTTGCTTATCGCAATCTGGAATCGGTTGAAGAACAACGCCGCTATCATGACTACCTTCCCAGTATCAACATCGCTTACGACATCAACGATACAACCCTGTGGCGCTTTTCTGCATCGCGTGTCATGGCGCGCCCCACCTTTCAAAACCTGAGCCCCAACATTGTTATCGACGCTACCAGCGGCACGGCATCCGAAGGCAACCCCGACCTTGACGCCTTCCGCGCCCGCCAACTCGACACCGGCATCGAATGGTACTTCGACACCGCCGCGATTCTCTCTGCAACTTATTTTTATAAAGACATCTCTACTTTTATTTACACCGAAACCGTGACAGAAACTATCGACGGCCAACAACTGAATATCACCCGCCCTTACAACGCCGAAGGCGCGCGCATCAACGGTGTGGAAGTGCAATGGCAACAGGACCTGGGAAATGGTGTGGGTTGGTTGAGCAATTACACCTACACCGACGCCCGCGTACCTTCACCGAACGGTCAACAAAGTTTACGCTTACCCGGCAACTCGCGCGACCAAGTCAACGCTTCGATTTATTATGAAAGCCCGCGCTACAGCGTGCGACTGTCTTACAACTATCGCTCCAAGTCTTTCGGTGAATTAATTTCCGGCTCGCAGGATGAAACTGACGGCTATCAACAATGGGATTTTTCTGCTGCCTATACCCCCAAAGAAAACACGACGGTTTATGTTGAGGGTGTTAATTTGACTAACGAGGTGATTTTTTATCGAACGGCGAATGATATTCCCCAAGGTTTATATGAAAATGGCAGACGGTTTTCTGTTGGAGTGAGGTTAAGACTTTAAGGTTTAGTTTGGTGGGGAGAATTGGGCAGAGGCCTGCGGGACACGCCGTGAATCCATCCGTGGAGGCTCAACATCGGCATCCATGCCGATGATGGTCCCGCAAACCTCTGCCCAATTCTCTGCGAGTCTGTGCCAGGAACTTTTTTAAGAAAACAGCCATAAAGAAAAATGATCTTGAAATTAGCACAGCAGGCGTTGCGGAGTAGGGTGTGAGACCATCATCGACATGGATGTCGATGCTGAGCCCCCACGGATGGGTTTACGGCGTGTCTCACACCCTACTCCGCAACGACTGCCCCACCTATAACTCCAAGCATTCAACATTAAACGCACAATCTCCAC
It contains:
- a CDS encoding TatD family hydrolase, coding for MSVLPVLIDSHCHFDFAAFDSDRSQVWAAARKLGVEQLIIPGVAPDQWQAASNISADYPGICCAAGIHPWWVKELVGEHLSAVELETLRSRLRQALLTSPYVAVGECGLDKFTGSDFRHQQTLFAMQVELACELNKPLIIHCRKAHNEVIALLRQHRPSAGGVIHAFSGSTQIAETYIELGFYLGIGGTITYERAHKTRQAVCEVPLSALLLESDAPDMPLCGRQGERNSPQYLPDTARVLAELRQQSVEDIARQTTENSRRLFSLPVGALP
- a CDS encoding RNA polymerase sigma factor; its protein translation is MSSGKPNLTLVSSQPPAPASDTGNLSVEALYHCYRHSLLNYLAGILPGGRQDAAEILHETYVRLLRQEDLTRLQENPRAYIFAIATNLVRDSLRRRSSRMTDAHIDFDELEFPSDESTPTRALDWEDSLNRLKQSLLELPVITRQIFLLSRFDELTYPEIADALNISTRTVERHMSTAIKALQHSLEDLL
- a CDS encoding SufE family protein; the protein is MIYDDLSTVSLAQLLATDNWQSKYRLITDWGRLIAPKPDLRQPMYVIKGCEASAWMAHDYSEGRHRFAFDSDSRVIKGLAALLLVHIDDKTDGELAQLNLAGLLREAGLEKHMTPSRNNGFRAMAIRACELAGVEAGLN
- a CDS encoding PEP-CTERM sorting domain-containing protein gives rise to the protein MNFQWLKKLIAVSALLFSASGYAAVITDVKDVDTFVNWWDSTSWTHDINDDGFVAGTAESATLSIEFWDDRGFLDLGELATIVVGTIDFLDGAFIYVPTSDWTGALGLNSLVSLNNTGLLSVKVWSDFGDFYIGTSTLEVVTTSVPEPGSVALLALGLIGLGLLRKKNAA
- a CDS encoding TonB-dependent receptor yields the protein MKQLTFMVLLRRWTLAAGLGLSISGVFADSYTYTIDAQPLATALTHFAEQSELQILFRPQDIPAIRVTPLHGQFTTQEAIAHLLRDTALQYTLRNNAIVIFQSPPKTDIDELSAGFFNEGVEEQGASLPASPDEMIVTGIRGSVRRNLAQKKNADSVVDAITSEDVGKFPDKNIADALQRIPGVSVDRIWGEGRDINIRGTDKDINRTLMNGQNVASAYWWANDNPGRGFNYTILASELIASLAVHKSPTADLDEGSIGGTVIIYTHKPFDMDNNTLRINLEGQYSELPDAWDPQISLLGSWKNSAETLGMLASFNWQNRHMRRDGLEAFPDNSRYDIVDDQGQVTEDVYVIWGGGSAIFQQERERQTNNVTLQWRPVAAWELALNYVESSMAMNNSNQNFLFMPGGFKLRETPPVTVSNPRFGATGDGRQTLLGGVMNNPDSVGAAIDSIFRQAYVSSALYDLDMRYQGDVWQWHTQLGVTSAEGGTDHDRLYRFLGNTRQYFSLSRDSIEVSYLDLDPQNPASLARFSSDSRDWLRRMEDDETYGQMDVERDLDTFIFKHIKLGFKWRDHSIENNRRLGRIDTTHAQWSMLEQIGLEEVSSGLTPTLHRNTASEGSLTRFAWADQRMIADVIDPLLAEGLMIYHDDPAAFYRINEYITAAYLKADFAQGAWHGNLGLRAVETRQKSFAYRNLESVEEQRRYHDYLPSINIAYDINDTTLWRFSASRVMARPTFQNLSPNIVIDATSGTASEGNPDLDAFRARQLDTGIEWYFDTAAILSATYFYKDISTFIYTETVTETIDGQQLNITRPYNAEGARINGVEVQWQQDLGNGVGWLSNYTYTDARVPSPNGQQSLRLPGNSRDQVNASIYYESPRYSVRLSYNYRSKSFGELISGSQDETDGYQQWDFSAAYTPKENTTVYVEGVNLTNEVIFYRTANDIPQGLYENGRRFSVGVRLRL
- a CDS encoding FecR domain-containing protein, which codes for MNQSVTEKKTRRAIKAEAALWFAKLRAPECDAELQLDFDTWLKENPAHELAYEQCCTLWLMTNNLRDDEDIQRELVSARQELEPGYRQRSIRLNNPGNWLAYAAVMMLFCIGFIFSINYLSEEEFSTRVGEQRLVQLPDGSTAMLNTDTVISVHYSGKKRRIRLRQGEAYFDVHKDNQRPFEVSAAGSVVRALGTEFNVAIREQTLSVDVADGVVELRSKNPLNTDQSIITEIREGEAVNYKKGDEATKVEAARLARISAWQTRKIYFDADTLADAVAEYNRYITEKITVVDNELNQQRITGIFHLGDLDTFIFSLEQALNARVERSGKNILVMKGLDLPAES
- the tcdA gene encoding tRNA cyclic N6-threonylcarbamoyladenosine(37) synthase TcdA — its product is MSSTLSPEYLQRFGGIARLYGQAALAALANAHFAVIGLGGVGTWAAEALARSGVGELTLIELDDVCVTNTNRQSHALASQIGRSKNQVISERLRDINPDIRLHTIEDFIDKDNMTALIGKQHHVVIDAMDAAHIKARLVAYCSAIKTRLIVVGSSGGKRNPQLVRVDDLGRTESDPMLAKIRTHLYRHHHFARDKQRKFRVDAVYSTEQMVYPKPDGSVCMDKQVLQDGVKLDCAGGFGSSVMVTGSFGFLAANRAIERYLQQVSESASD